DNA from Macrobrachium nipponense isolate FS-2020 chromosome 29, ASM1510439v2, whole genome shotgun sequence:
GAATTTCTAGCAGCTGtagtaatattataatttaaattattcTGGCAGGGGATGAACATATAACTGCAAATTTTCAGGCAGGGAATGATCATAAATAGCTGCTTTACACCCTTGTTGAATTTTTACATAAAGTTCCTTAAGTTTCACATCTTTCTTATCCTTTGTTAGAGTGCTACTACTGACATTCCACTGTTGATGTACGTAATGATCAGTTCATCCACTAAAGCTTGAGTTTATTAGTTTCTTGTAGTTGAAATTGGAATCAACAACATGAGCTAATTTGAGGTAGAGGAGTTTGTGTCACATGAAACACTAAAGATTAATGCAGCGTCTCTTCAATCATAGATTATTGCTTTCTGTCTTCTACATTTTATCCATTCCCTTTGTTCACTTCTTAGCTGTCAAGTGTCTTAATCTTTACCCTGTTCAGTTTTCACCATATAAGAGGAATCTAACAAGTGATCCCTGCgaatttcaaaaactttattcaatggttttgtgaatataattCCCAGGTTTTCTGGTATTGTATagattttaaatgtaaatttcctTAACTATATACCTTCTATAGTGTGTGTCAAGCTTTTTCCATTGCAATGGATACAGTTTGATTTGAATGTCTGAAGAACTGTAGATTCTGCTCAGTTTGATTTGAATGTCTGAAGAACTGTAGATTCTGCTAAGGTTATACAGTATGCCAAGGCATAATGGTTAATGTAtcagtaaatatttttaattaaggtATTTGTTAACAGTTTTCTATATTGGGACTCAGTTTTATGCAGATTCAAAATAATGTACACTGCCATTAAAACCATAGCATTGTTTGATTAGTTGTATAAAGTAATCTTAAAGCaaaaaatattgaatgaaaagttgggaattaaaagattttaatgtGAATTACACTGCAGGAGCAAATTGCCAGGTTGTCCTCCCCCCTCGTATCGAGTCATTGCATTGTTATTTCTATACTTATAAAAGTGTGATTTGCTACTGTCcattattttctcatattttcttcttGGGTAACACTATATTAAGTAAGAGAAAAGCGACCAATATGCTTGCATTTGGAGAATTTACGCAGTCATTGGTTTCAGTTACCTCCTTTACTTCGATATATTTTGGAAACCATCGCATACTTGAAATTATGCAAAAATCATTTTGCATTACATAATTTTGAGCACAGGCCTTGCATAGATTGAGAAGGTACTGTTAAGATCTCTTTCCTTTGTTAGTTTACTTGGTCATCCGTGAAAGAGAGCAGTGTTTTGAATAGGTGGTTTGGTTATGCTATTCAATGATACTGATAATGGGTTACTCTTCACAGTAGGCAAGTTCCATGTTGGATGAGTTGGTTACTTGCTTGACTACCAATTTCAGGGTCCAggtttgattccccgctctgccagtgcagaataagaggaatttatttctggtccaAGTTCAATTTTTAGAGCTTTGTACTCCCTGTActtcatcatttttatatttgcCTTTCTTTTAATTTCCAACCATTCCAACTTGGTTGTTTTAGTATTAAGGTGCTGAAAGCCAAAAAATGATCCCAGTTCTTGGCTTTATTGCCCtaatatttcattgtatttatgATTGAAACCTCTGATTTAAGGCCTAGTGATCATCAGCCAACATCAGGAGTGTTTTTACTTTGCAGTTTGCTTTCATTACCCCTGTATAAAGGTCCTGAAGATTGAGATCACAATTTCTGTGTTTTCTGCAAATTCACTAATCGTTTTAGAAGACAGTAGCAGAAAGTGAACATCCAAGCAAAGGGGAGAATCGATGACCAACTTTGCCATTGAGCATACATACTCTTTTAAGAGATCACAGCATATTAGGATAAAGTTCAACGTAAATAATTCAAGAAGAGGCCTACAGGGAGGCCTTCCTATTCTTCAGAACCAGAGCTATGTGCAAGCTATGAAGTTTCACACAGTGACATGGGACAGCCATTCCAGAATGGTTACTAAAAATTGTGTGATCAGAATTCACTTCGAGACTGTGATGACCGTAAACATGTAGGTGATGTTTTTTTATCTAAACTGGAtgggtgaaaagaaatttaagttTCCAGTTAGGGGAGCAGAATCACATTCCTCATGGTTATTTGTGTCATCCCTAAACTAGGTGAACTATTTTTGGATAAGATTGGTTGCATGTTTTAAAAGTGCAGGCATGTCAATCAGTCATGGAATCTGTGAAGTGAGGCTTTTCAGAAGCTTCCTCCAGTGTGAGAATCCTGGGTTTGTCCACTATTAGTCCCAGTTATTTGTTGAACACTTTAACGTCTCATGATCTGGATTTGGTTGCACTTAGTAAGAATCAAAATTTACTCTTGTATTTCCATAGGGTAGTTGgttccatcagtgcacctcagctgatgcattgtaggcattactttaggttctttgcagcacccttttggcccctaactgcaacttctttcgtttcttttattttaccttccttcattttctccataccatctgactttccaccttcctaactattgtttcattgtgcaactgcaaggCTTTCCTCCCAGTACACCTTTTAAAACCttaactctcaatttccattccagcgctgaatgacctcacaggtcccaatgcttggcctttgggctaaattctataGTCCAGTTCCAATTTTTCTTGTAAAGTACAAACAGATATACAAGTGGAGGGCGTTGTAACGAAGTGCCCTGTAGTATATACAGTTTTAACAACCTTACCAGTGATGGACTGGATCCTTAGCATTAATGAGAGTAAATTAGAAATTGCAATTTTAAAGGTAGAAGCAGTCTACAGAAAGTAGAGTGTCAAAGGTAACCTGTCGTTATGGAATAAGCTATAGTAAATCATTAGGGAATCAAGTTTTGTACCATTTGCAGTACTTACCTAGACAGGATTTAAAGTCTAGATTTTGAAATTTATGGTGGAACCTGTGATTTCCTTGTGCAGAAAAAAATCCATTCTTAAACCAAGGTGTTCCCCAGTAAACTTCAGACTGAATTCTTGGGCTATCTATgacaaaagggagagagagaactgccATTTTATGGTGTCCTTTGAGCATGACAGCTAGTCACAACATGAAACTTCTGTTTTGTTTCACTCCCTAATGGTTGCCAGtaattcacattaaaaaaaaaaaaaaactttaaataaaacttCTTTGGCTGATGAGCAATAATAGCCTGAGGGATAGTTCCATATAATATGAACTGATTCAGATTTTCTAAAATTTTGTGGTTGGATCTTTGGTTACAGTTGTTTTGAAGAATGCTATAGCTTTGTAAAATGTACAGTATTATGAAATTGCGTTTATGTGTCAGGTGTGGATGAGATAAAATTTGTGTGTTATGTTAGCAaaataacttttactcaacaAATGGATTTTTTGGAGGgagaatttaacataaattaataTTACCTCAGGATCAGTATAAAATATCCTAATATTTCACCGGTtatgtattttcttttggagAGGGAAATCTGCAGTggcgtatatgtacatatatttgaagaGAAAgctaaccagcccgagaagagcctttattaggctcagaggtctggataaactaatctgttatctaataataataaagattaagcTTTACAAATAGCTTTCTAGAACCTAACTTTTCAATCTTGTTGAAACGGGAAAGCTGTCTGTGCAGATTTatctttgaatatatgtacatatacttaactggatttgtttctcctttttaagactctctctctctctctctctctctctctctctctctctctctctctctctcatctctctctctctctctctctctccctctctctatctctcctctactctccctctctttctctctctctctctctctctctctctctcttcattccaatctcctctctctcctctctctctctctctctctctctcaagaaaaacaTAACCTATGCTtattctttcaaatcttttttgCATTGGAACATCATTCCTAGAATTGTGAAtgacaatacaggcagtccccggcgtACGATTGGGGTTCCGTTCTGGAGATGTGTCGTAAGccaaaaaatcatatgaaaaccATACTTTTTAATGCTTTGAGTGGATGAAAGACTATGTTAActgcattattattgcatttttcattgaaaaaaaaaaaaaaaaaagtttattttgcatttttggagtcatgtTTCTTCCATCAGATTGgcattgtaggcgttgtaaccctggaacatgcgttgtaaacctggaaatagtttctgatgaatataattgaaaagctttataacctcggaatgtcgtaagccggggactgcctaagTAATTTTCTTGCCGATTGTTTATAGTGATGTCATGAAGAAAAAAGTGAATCACATGACTGACTTGCTTCAGCTGCATCTAACTTAGAAATTTATTAACTTGTCATGGATTTTGTATTTCAACAAAGAAGTACAAACTTAAACCAATACTCTATATAATTAATTTAGAATGGTCTATGgttattaattaatttctctctctctctctctctctctctctctctctctctctctctctctctctctctctctctctctctctctctctctctcatgcttattACTTCATTGTATACATGGTCTTAGTTCATTTTTCCTGCGTTTTGTCATTTATACAGCCGGTGAGTAGtaacagcagcagtagcagtagcagcagcagtagcagtaacaACAGTGTTGGAAGCATGGCCAGATTGGAGGAGACTCATACCCCTGCTCAACGCCAAGCAGCAGCCCGTTTAGCCCTACGTAAACAGTTGGAAAAAACACTGCTTAgggttagcatttttttttttttttttttcaggctcaGATATCATGTTGAGAGgaattgcttttatttaaaatatagataTTGAGTTTACATATGGCTTGTTTAGCATTGTAGGTTTTATTACAAACATCCTTAAGGGTAGGGATGTTGAATATGTTAGTTAGGTTGCTATAATTGATAGTAATCACTGTTAAGTGGTATGTAGGAAGTTTTGCTTAGTCGTTTGTTAGTTGGCATAATGATACCTTTTCATTGTTATATCTAATTTTCTTCAACCTAGATAGGGAAATGATTAATAATGgttaaaatgtaattttacttttggtatttttcattgcattttttctctccagaTACCACCACCCAAGCCTCCCCCACCAGAGATGAACTTCATTCCTAACCCAAACAACACAGAGTTCATATATTTGTTGGGATTAGAGCAGTGCGTGGAGCACATACTCCTACATGGCAAGATGACAGATTTGCATCCTACGCCATTTATATGTACACAATGTGGAACAGATTTCACTCCCTCTTGGAAATGGGATAAAGCTGCTCTCAAAGCTAGTAAAGGTGAACAGTTTGTTTGGAGATGTTTTCATATTTAACACTTCTTTTATTACACTAATTTTGGTTAACCccaatagaatctctctctctctctctcttgtgaagtGAAAATCTATATATGTTGAAATTGATGTAGCTGTAATATGTCTGAAATTAACAAATTGTAATGCGTTTTCTTTGTTTacagttaaaacagaaaaagataaggatgAAGGAGTTAAAGTTGTATGTGAGTTGTGCGTTACAACTAACATTAAAAGTCTCCTAAAGCAAGAACATACAAATAGGCTGAAAGCAGCCTTTGTAAAGGCTCTTCAGCAAGAGCAAGAAATCGAAGCCCGGATGGCACAGGTATGGATGCACAAGGTACTTgacaattttagttttttttctgttgcaatttttttaattagaattttgACTGAGTTGAATGGATTATGTAATTTGGCCTTTTTCTTTGTTTGCTTCTTTTAGATGCACTAGTCAGTAGAACACTTATTTGTAAGCTTTTTGCAAAACTTTATACTGTATGCATAGTGACTAGTAATGCAAGTTTTACAAcatccactttatatatataatatatttatatagccatCTTTACAAGTTATAAGGAAGAAGAGATGAAGTGCGAAGCATTCATAAGCCAAGTGTGTGCATTTGAATCTTGAAACGTTTTCTAATTAGTGATCTGGGGATTCTGCTCCTTCAAGGTTAATGGTGTTGctgtatttttaagtttttttttattattattattgtgcagaTGCCTATTACACATTTCACTTTGTGTTAGTGATAACTTCTTAATCAAATTTTTTTCACTTGCCTATCGTGGTAGTCACTGAAGACCCAGATTTGGCACACAACGTATAATAATCATTCTGTAAAAGAAGAGGGTGCAATGGTTTAAGTTTTTCAGTCATTCAgttcaaaaagttttatatatatatacatatatgattgcaGTACCTCTTAACtaagcattttttatattgattgcAGTACCTCTAACCAAGCATTTGCCAGTTTTCCTTGAATGATCAAACTATAATAATTCTTGAATGAGACATCTTGTctaaaaattgataataaaaccTGGTAATCAAATTTATTAAATTGAGATTGTCATATCACAACAATTTGGATATTGTTAGTTGGTCAGAGTATGATAATTATCACAGTTACTCGGAACAATTATTACAATGGCAAGAATCGTCATGAATTTGAAGGAATAGGAGTCGAATGATAGTATGTTGTAAGATTTTATTAAGATTATAAGTCACTGGTTTCAGTGTAAAATTGCATTACTAGAATAATCAGTGAGTAATTTGGAATCAAACCACTTAAATTTGTTTCtcataaatttaattacattGGGACATTCTGGTCCATTACTCAGCCATTATTGTCTTGGCTTGACAAAATAATCATCAATAGAGGCAGTATACTATCTTGATGGGTGTCACATACAAGTAGTGCTTATGATGTAATGTGCAAGCCACCACTGTTCCACTTTATTGATGGCTCTAAAGTTAGTGCAAGTAATTTAGCCCTCAAAATTCCAGTAGTGATATTGACCTGAAAGGATTGGTAAATAATTTCTCAGTGTTTGATTTATAATAAGTAGAGAGAATGAACAAGATATGAGAACAGGACTGTAAATCTCAGGGCAGATCTTTTCTAGATATGGTCACTTGTATTTATTAAGAACAAATCTAAATGGATTTTAGATTGAGGATAGTTAGCgtagtgatctggttaaactattaaTAAAGTGTCATGAGGATAGTTagtcagtgatctggttaaactattaaCATCAAATAAAGTGACAAGAAAAAAACAGGTGTGTAAGATAATAGCAATATCACATGTGTTAAGTAATTAAACAGCGTAATTATGCAATAAGAGATGCAAAAACACACTCATAAACACTCATTCTTATAGACCTGTACTTGCACAGCTTTTGACAGTTTTTGATAGTGATGAACTAAGAAACAGTGATGGATAATATTCTTCCATTACCATTAGTTCAAAGCAACCTGTATTGAATAGATATATTGACATTATACAGTTACCCTACAATAATACAATGAGTAAATTCAGAATTATTCACAGAATTGTTAAATAGCCCCgtaagaaaattattatgaaggaggatgataaattaaaaattaaaaaattgttaCTGGTGAAGTGTGATTTTCATTAAAACTTCAACGAATCTCTTCAAGTGCAGTCATATCAGGTGCCGGTATATGAGAGAGGGGTTGAAGTTATATCCAAAGGTTAAAATTGTTCTTGAGATgtaaattataatttgttaataacaATAGTGTGCCAGTGAGCCTTGGTTGCTGCTATTAGTGCTACATTTGAAGTACCTGGACTGCCAATCTTTTCCTCTCAAATATGTTATCTGGTAATGACTGGGAAGTTATCGGATTACAATTCTTGATATTTGCTAATGCATTTTATTGATGAATTGTATCATATTGGATCCCTAGGGCTACTTCAGAGGCgtttaaaatttcaataaaagatttaattatgAGATGCTGAATATACTTCTGTAATCTGTGTTGGCGGGGgcttagtgtgtgtgtgatattttgCCCCTGCTGACAGCAACTTGAGTGTTGTACCTTGTGGGTATGAAAGCACACATGGTGATAGAAGTTTGTAAATGACATAGTAATGTTTCCTTCCTTACTacattacttttttaaaatttatttatttattaatgggctaacgcggaaccagaggaatttatttctggtgatagaaattaatttctagatattatgtggttctgatcccacaataagctgtaggtcctgttgctaggtaaccaattggttcctagccaagtaaaaaatatctaatccttcgggccagccctaggagagctgttaatagctcagtggtctggtaaaactaagatatacttaacttatttattaataaaaactaGGAAGCTTGGCAGTTTTTGGAGAGATTGAAGTTGAACATTTAGAAAAACTTCCAGATAGTGTTTTAAGCTATTGTGAGTTAATGAAGTCAGTGGGCTAATGCTGTGTTCTTTCATCTTTCTCAAAATCTTTTAGATTAATGCTGGAGTTAGCTAGGCTGTATGCATTCCTTAGACATAGGTCAAGTTCGTGAAGTGCATATCCATTTtaagaaattaagttttatagGTTACTTTTGACAAAAGTTGTTTACATAGTTATCTCTTAACCAATAAAACGTGAAAATGACTGGGTagtataaaaattcaaaataggtTTTAATGAAGGTATGGTTAGATGACTAGGGAAGTGGCTATAGTTTTAAATGTTCatgtattttgtaaagttttgttTGAATCACACCAAACGGCATATGTGACACCTAGGAAGGTTACTTACTGTCCTCATATTTGTCAATAAGATGTTATAAAATtcattgatataaaaataaaatttttgatatAAATGAAGTATTATTCATTgtaatcttatttctatttcaaggCATTTGTAATGAATGCATTCTTCCGACAGGCATCCCCACAACCAGATATTTCAAGTGCATCAGTATCAGTTGCTTCAGTACCATCTCCTTCTTCCCGGCTACCACCTAGTGTATCTGTTACAGCAGTCAAGTCTGATTATGGTCACGGTTCAAGAGGATCAAGTCACCGCTCGTCACCTTCAGTTGCAGCTCAGTTGCAACTACAGAGGGAAACTCAGTtacagagagagaaggaaagaagagagcGTGAACGTGAGAAGGAGCGTGAGcgtgaaaaggaaagagaaagagaaagggagcgggagagagaaagggagagggaacgtgagagagaaagagagagggagcggGAGCGTGAACGAGAACgtgaaagggagagggagaaagagagacagcagagAGAGCAAAGGGAACGTGAACAACGTGAAAGGGagcaaagagaaaaggaaatgttcCTACCACCAGGTCTCAGTAAGCAACAAAAGGAGCAGTACATGCAGAGCATGACTGCCGCAGCAGCTATGGCTGCTGCAATGACAAACCCCGCTGCCATTCAACAGCTTCAGGCTGCTCAACAGCAGCTGATGAGAATGCAGGGAATGGGTGCTGCAGCTGCAGCAGCTGTTGCAGCTCAACAAATGCCAGCTCATATGCTGAATCCCTTCCTACTAGGGCCGTATAATCCATTTGGAATGGGTCAATTGCAGCAGTTGATGGCTGCATCTGCTGCTCAGTTAGGGGCTGTCCCACCTCCTACATCATCTGCCCTTCAACATCTAGTtctagcagtagtagtagcagtagcagtaaaaGTTTAGCGCAACAGCAGCAAGAGTTGATGCGTCAAGCAGCAGAGGTACACCGTCAGTACCTCTTGGATATGATCCCATCAGGTGGCCTACACAGCCAGCAGTCTCACTCCAAGTGGAAAAGCTGATGGGAAGGCAGCTGGCCAGCCTCCTCCTAGCCATCATCTCCTCCCCACCCAGCCTCTGCCAGCATTGTTGCTGATATAGGTTTTAGTGCTTTTGCTGGCAGACGGTGGGACAAAGGACCCTCAGTGACGGTGACTCTGTGTTCAGCTTAGCTATGGCTCCACCGCCCATCTGCTAATGATGTGCCGTGACACACTGAAAGAAAGTTGTGCCTCGGCCGCAGCTGGGCTACGCTGCACCTGGGGTTCCTAGTCACATAAATTAAGGGAAGCTCTCTGTGATGTGACCAGCAGGCAAGGCGTACTGTTGGTTGTGGCTAATCCTTAACCAGCCAGGGTGGTTGTCTGGTAGTGATGTCTGGTTGAAGCCCTTCAGTGACAATTGGTCACAGTAACCTCTGAAGTACTGGAGAGTGTTTTACTCATGAAATGAGAAGACAACTGTATAAACCAAGACATGAAGGAGGTAGCCTCGCTCCTGGACtactggcaaaaaaaaatttaaaaaaataaaaaaaaaaattgatagttATCAGACTGAAAAGCAAGGCGCACTTCCACAGTGGACTACAGTGTTGTACTGTAGAATTACCATATTTGACCacaactaatttattttttatttctttgtgatgGTGCAAGGGAATATCACCTCCATTAAGCTGCATTGGTAGTGTAGAGGAGGATCTGAAGTACTCGTGGAGACGCTACAGTGTTTGGTTCTTGCTCCTTGTGTGTCCTGGCTACATTTTATCGTGTATGGTTTAGTTTCTTCCCTCAATTGGTtttttcctctctgtctctctctccattagaaTAATATTGTGGAGTCTTTATTCTTTTGAGAAAGCACAAGGGTGGGCAGAATCGCACAAAACCACCAGATTGCTGCTCCTCATTCAGTCCTCATTACTGAGCAGTGACCATGCATTGATAGTTAAATTTCGACTGTTGTCTGTGTGACTAGGCGAGGCTTAGTCAGGAACCGGGCTCCCCTCTCAAAGTAGAATTCTTGGAATATAGTTACCTTTTTCTATACAATAGTACAGTACTGTTATGCCTATAAATGCCAGTAGGAAAGGAGAATACGTACCAGATTATTCAAattgtctccttttttttattatgagatGATTTGTCATATAGCTAACATTGTACAAAGCCCATTGGATGTCTTTATCCagttgtatttaatattttttattgaatgttaCAAGAGTAGAAACCATTCAAAGATTTCTCCCTGTATTATAAAATTTGGGaaaatttcttttctctttacttttatatatattttttttaattttattttttctccttgtAGATGAGGGGTTATATGTTTGGTCTTTGAGGGCCCTGGTTTCTGGCCTCGCCATTACCCAGGAGATATTCATTAATTTCATCACTCGATTTTTTCATAgccatggctgagtttcatgtAGGATAGTGTTTTCACTTCATAAGAAAATAGGGCCTTTTTCAATAAAGAGATCTGAAAGTcttgagtatttttttaattattccttagaaagtttgttttattgttattatgtaaaTTAAGCAGTCCACGTTCTTTACCATAATGAAATGTTGACCAAAAACATGGTATTAACT
Protein-coding regions in this window:
- the LOC135206162 gene encoding LOW QUALITY PROTEIN: transcriptional repressor p66-beta-like (The sequence of the model RefSeq protein was modified relative to this genomic sequence to represent the inferred CDS: inserted 1 base in 1 codon); this translates as MDLSVSLPVGDMRRGDEEEEEGSQESAPVNNGSLTSDEATAEEENQEARTDDVPTSTASNNVMDLSSSQPATNKRAREGEEESEISGESEAPPTSRPRLEAEIQNNTHENHESESNETPKVNGVVVSNGYDSDNGVSEGNDNDDEMPPIAPIKELSPEQLAEKMKLVRQLQVELRNEEMKLVLLKKVRQSQIMKENVSGTANDAKAALTKLPSNTTATKLPPSHPPPLIKPDLSAKASLSAIPPHIKASREYKQQVKIMAAASSSSASADALSDSALQAKRHLLARGTTLTSTGGNNGSSSSSKSSSGMNSSSSNLLSGLPANLNLPFNLSKEVEIIRKDSPASSSSPGPGPRDSPSQVSISKVRTSTPHPTHPSVDRALIKPVSSNSSSSSSSSSSSNNSVGSMARLEETHTPAQRQAAARLALRKQLEKTLLRIPPPKPPPPEMNFIPNPNNTEFIYLLGLEQCVEHILLHGKMTDLHPTPFICTQCGTDFTPSWKWDKAALKASKVKTEKDKDEGVKVVCELCVTTNIKSLLKQEHTNRLKAAFVKALQQEQEIEARMAQASPQPDISSASVSVASVPSPSSRLPPSVSVTAVKSDYGHGSRGSSHRSSPSVAAQLQLQRETQLQREKERREREREKEREREKEREREREREREREREREREREREREREREREREREKERQQREQREREQREREQREKEMFLPPGLSKQQKEQYMQSMTAAAAMAAAMTNPAAIQQLQAAQQQLMRMQGMGAAAAAAVAAQQMPAHMLNPFLLGPYNPFGMGQLQQLMAASAAQLGAVPPPTSSXPSTSSSSSSSSSSSKSLAQQQQELMRQAAEVHRQYLLDMIPSGGLHSQQSHSKWKS